Proteins encoded within one genomic window of Anastrepha ludens isolate Willacy chromosome 4, idAnaLude1.1, whole genome shotgun sequence:
- the LOC128860129 gene encoding phospholipase B1, membrane-associated produces MFHARIQYNLLLCALLFHIAHPVLTQRTILDVSFRDLYRPLRLLGLNLAGRSGDNPDNRQLVRDMGKTQNLNTRARSLVNFCDALNGPGKRSETRPTSVHRLRPGDIDIIGAMGDSLTAGNGIFASNLLHVTVENRGMVWSIGGQGTWRQYLTLPNILKEFNPNLYGYSLKDGLSTDRSSKFNVAELGAMSRDIPYEAQVLVKRISRDPKVNMTADWKLITLLIGNNDFCSDVCYLPRPEDAIKSHEENMVKTYRYLRDNVPRLMLNVVPSPKLNFLVGLSRKSPACHTTLTFECPCLVGKPKQYVARMKKLMKAWIEKDKEIVNRDEFNSETFTINLQPFTLFDDFFPTSDDSVKFKFLSEDCFHLSQRGHAISANYYWNNLLEENGQKSIMTEPTLMKKFHCPTEERPYLMTRVNSRKDFQV; encoded by the exons aTGTTTCACGCACGAATCCAGTACAATTTGCTACTCTGCGCACTTCTATTTCACATCGCTCACCCTGTCTTAACGCAACGGACCATATTAGATGTATCTTTTCGTGACTTGTATCGGCCGTTACGATTGCTTGGCTTGAATTTGGCCGGTCGTTCAGGTGACAATcctgataatcgacaacttgTGCGTGATATGGGC AAAACCCAAAACCTCAATACACGCGCTCGTTCGCTCGTAAACTTTTGCGATGCTCTAAATGGACCCGGCAAGCGCAGTGAAACTCGCCCTACTTCGGTACACCGCTTACGTCCTGGTGATATAGACATTATAGGCGCAATGGGCGATTCTCTTACAGCCGGCAATGGCATTTTTGCATCTAATTTGTTGCATGTGACGGTCGAGAATCGTGGCATGGTCTGGAGTATTGGTGGTCAAGGTACTTGGCGGCAATATTTGACGCTACCAAATATACTCAAAGAATTTAATCCGAATTTGTATGGATATTCGCTGAAAGATGGACTCTCCACCGATCGAAGTTCAAA ATTTAATGTCGCTGAGTTGGGTGCCATGTCACGCGATATTCCCTATGAAGCACAAGTTCTTGTCAAACGTATCTCACGTGACCCCAAAGTAAACATGACCGCCGATTGGAAACTTATCACGCTACTCATTGGCAATAATGATTTTTGTTCTGATGTTTGCTATTTGCCACGGCCAGAGGATGCAATTAAAAGCCATGAAGAGAATATGGTGAAGACATATCGTTATTTACGGGACAACGTGCCACGTCTTATGCTGAACGTTGTGCCATCGCCGAAATTGAATTTTCTAGTGGGTCTTAGTCGAAAAAGTCCAGCCTGTCATACTACTTTAACATTTGAATGCCCATGCTTGGTGGGCAAGCCCAAGCAGTATGTGGCGAGGATGAAGAAATTGATGAAAGCGTGGATTGAAAAGGACAAGGAGATAGTGAATAGGGATGAATTTAATTCGGAG ACATTCACTATCAACCTACAACCTTTCACACTGTTCGATGATTTCTTTCCTACAAGCGATGATTCGGTTAAATTCAAATTTCTGTCCGAGGATTGCTTCCACTTGAGCCAGCGTGGGCACGCGATCA gtgcCAATTATTACTGGAATAATTTGTTGGAAGAAAACGGCCAGAAGAGCATAATGACAGAACCAACGCTGATGAAGAAGTTTCATTGCCCGACAGAAGAACGACCTTATCTGATGACACGCGTCAATAGCCGCAAAGATTTTCAGGTGTGA